In Paenibacillus sp. BIC5C1, a genomic segment contains:
- a CDS encoding DUF2232 domain-containing protein, giving the protein MKFSFKSAVWSVVYLLLLLSLLTPLSVLAIFFMMIPGVILFASLPVKSFIWHLVPVAIILVIFSPIYLLLLLLFTLPAIVMGNAYKKKKSALFALMVGSGAMLAEYLLVLLIGSVIFQFDLSSYIDDVVRLTIEPLTNSSSQMVNGFVWTPEMTQDVARQTQLMIPFALVVTSLVMALITHLIARPILNVMGVVVPKFPPAREWRMPRALIWYYFLALLFEVISRQSDGSYWTMIAMNLSPLINLGFMIQAIGFFFFLSHAKKWNPVVPYLLAAAVFFIGPLRIIGIIDLAFPLREAISKPKR; this is encoded by the coding sequence TTGAAATTTAGCTTTAAATCAGCTGTCTGGAGCGTAGTTTATCTGCTCTTGCTACTTTCGCTGTTAACTCCTTTATCGGTTCTGGCCATATTTTTCATGATGATACCTGGAGTTATTTTGTTTGCTTCATTACCGGTAAAATCATTCATATGGCATCTCGTCCCAGTGGCGATTATTTTGGTCATATTTAGTCCGATTTATTTGTTATTACTGCTTTTGTTCACCCTGCCCGCCATTGTTATGGGCAATGCGTACAAGAAAAAAAAGTCAGCCCTATTCGCCCTAATGGTAGGAAGCGGAGCCATGCTGGCCGAATATCTGTTGGTCCTGTTGATTGGAAGTGTAATCTTCCAGTTTGATTTGTCGAGTTATATTGATGATGTGGTCAGATTGACGATTGAACCGCTGACGAATTCATCCAGTCAGATGGTAAATGGGTTTGTATGGACACCTGAAATGACACAGGATGTCGCAAGACAGACGCAGCTTATGATTCCATTCGCCTTGGTGGTCACGTCTCTGGTCATGGCTCTAATCACACATCTCATTGCACGTCCGATTCTGAACGTTATGGGTGTGGTTGTACCGAAATTTCCACCTGCGCGTGAATGGCGTATGCCGCGTGCCCTGATCTGGTATTACTTCCTGGCATTGTTGTTCGAAGTGATATCCAGACAGAGTGACGGATCGTACTGGACCATGATTGCCATGAACTTGTCGCCTCTAATCAATTTGGGCTTCATGATTCAAGCTATCGGCTTCTTCTTCTTTCTCTCACATGCAAAGAAATGGAATCCGGTTGTACCATATTTGCTGGCGGCAGCAGTCTTCTTCATTGGACCGCTGCGGATTATCGGGATTATCGATCTGGCGTTCCCGCTTCGCGAGGCAATATCGAAACCAAAACGATAG
- a CDS encoding MazG-like family protein, protein MPKELDVAKRAKVIEWLKTEVLDQVSRLFKALWEGSTTRIGDSLASLMMSSYILGRRLGIPFKDLDALLVEKLKKHKQEGHQLEDWYQDISALEDHMRKR, encoded by the coding sequence ATGCCTAAAGAACTGGATGTAGCCAAACGCGCTAAAGTGATTGAATGGCTTAAAACCGAAGTACTTGATCAGGTATCCCGATTATTCAAAGCGTTATGGGAAGGCAGTACAACCCGAATCGGGGACAGTCTCGCCAGTTTGATGATGAGTAGTTACATATTGGGCCGCAGGCTCGGTATTCCTTTCAAGGATCTGGATGCACTGCTTGTTGAGAAATTGAAAAAGCATAAACAGGAAGGTCACCAGTTGGAAGATTGGTACCAGGATATTTCCGCGCTAGAAGATCACATGCGTAAGAGGTGA
- a CDS encoding CBS domain-containing protein, which produces MNIAFFLLPKQEVTCVTSDSTLRQTLERMEYHRFTAVPILNKEGKYIGTVTEGDLLWYMKNAEGKITFENASKFLLKDVPLRLDIKPVSIEANMEDLINLAKVQNFVPVVDDMERFIGIVRRSQIIEYCEGIVAKESMKVK; this is translated from the coding sequence ATGAACATCGCATTTTTTTTGCTGCCCAAACAAGAAGTTACGTGCGTAACGTCGGATTCTACTCTGCGGCAAACGTTGGAACGGATGGAATATCATCGGTTCACGGCGGTGCCCATTTTGAATAAGGAAGGCAAGTATATCGGAACGGTTACCGAAGGTGACCTGTTATGGTATATGAAGAACGCCGAGGGAAAGATCACATTTGAAAACGCTTCAAAATTTCTGCTCAAGGACGTTCCACTTCGGTTGGATATCAAACCGGTATCCATAGAAGCCAACATGGAGGATTTGATTAATTTGGCCAAAGTTCAGAACTTTGTGCCGGTTGTTGATGATATGGAGCGTTTCATTGGGATCGTAAGACGGAGTCAAATTATTGAGTATTGCGAGGGTATTGTGGCCAAGGAATCCATGAAAGTGAAGTAA
- a CDS encoding LCP family protein: MTSRTKDKKKKRRKGLYITLVSLVVLLIGGYLFRQQLAVAAFDLFLAGSVEDQLSRSYVPQEGNNTPDPTVYRKEPFSVLLLGSDKRAYEKTRGRSDTVIYAVVRPKESRVLLVSIPRDTYVQIVGRDANKDGEDDYDKLAHAYAFGGENMSINTVEKFLDADVGYYATINFDGIKKVVDALGGVKLPIDEDIVNKNPEHVQFTIEGGKPIYDGQEALYYVRYREDSDFNRTKRQQIFLNAMANEMLNLNAISKIPELIQIMGDSFQTDMQPSFIIDLAKQVLTQEKPQISSFTILGEGMRKNGIYYGKADEKDVQYAKELINNWMDESTPAGEVMIPDRQKIE, translated from the coding sequence ATGACAAGCAGAACTAAAGATAAGAAGAAGAAAAGAAGAAAAGGTCTATATATAACGCTAGTATCGCTCGTTGTTTTGTTAATCGGGGGCTATTTGTTTCGTCAGCAGCTTGCTGTAGCGGCCTTCGATCTGTTTCTCGCCGGTTCAGTAGAAGACCAATTGTCCCGTTCCTATGTACCACAGGAGGGCAACAATACGCCTGACCCAACAGTATATCGCAAAGAACCGTTCTCGGTGTTGCTGCTAGGCTCAGACAAACGTGCCTATGAGAAAACACGTGGGCGCTCAGACACGGTCATCTATGCCGTTGTTCGTCCGAAAGAATCCCGCGTACTCCTGGTATCCATTCCACGTGACACCTATGTGCAGATTGTTGGACGTGATGCCAACAAGGATGGCGAGGATGATTATGATAAGCTCGCGCATGCCTACGCCTTCGGTGGGGAGAATATGTCTATCAATACGGTGGAGAAATTTCTCGATGCGGATGTAGGTTACTATGCAACGATTAACTTTGACGGGATCAAAAAAGTCGTGGATGCGCTTGGTGGAGTGAAGCTGCCGATTGATGAGGACATTGTGAACAAGAACCCTGAACATGTGCAGTTCACAATAGAAGGTGGTAAGCCGATCTACGACGGGCAGGAAGCACTTTACTATGTAAGATACCGTGAGGATAGCGATTTTAATCGCACCAAACGGCAGCAGATTTTCCTGAATGCCATGGCGAACGAGATGCTTAATCTGAACGCCATCAGCAAAATCCCTGAATTGATTCAGATTATGGGAGACAGCTTCCAGACGGATATGCAACCTTCCTTCATTATTGATCTGGCCAAGCAGGTATTGACTCAGGAAAAACCGCAGATCTCAAGCTTCACTATTTTGGGCGAAGGGATGCGGAAAAACGGAATTTATTATGGCAAGGCAGATGAGAAAGACGTCCAATATGCCAAAGAGCTGATTAACAACTGGATGGATGAGTCGACCCCAGCCGGTGAAGTGATGATTCCTGACCGGCAGAAGATCGAGTAA
- a CDS encoding MFS transporter: MQKQMKWPLILFAIGVFMAALDNGIITSSLTTLNASFGVSPTWGAWTITLYTLGLAVSVPIAGKLSDRYGRKKLFLIEVALFGIGSLLVALSTSFTFFLIARVIQALGGGGIFIIASSYVLSKFPAERQGTALGLLGGMNGVAAILGPNIGAFILDITGNWHWLFLINVPIAILLFIAGIRYIHEEQELSRKAVDWSGIAVLTLGVLSLMYSFSNLDGVNMLQSLGSPTFYGFFLAGVVILVLFYFLEKRLEGSQREPVVSTQLLGIASFRWTLLIAFFSGAILASVIFIPGFVEQYLGVSNTASGYWFTPLALASGIGAGGGGYLVDRKGPIWTLSVAGLLSAIGFLLFPLWVEHIWQFVIASVLVGIGFGMMLGAPVNVLVTEQAGENNKGIAVATSSLFRQMAMAIAPTIFAGFLARSFSNLGSNIQQGFADQGIQVPPEALQQYASGGAASGSDISSITEGLSQIPDPGIRDVLLQALHQTTGEGYNGLFWSAVIFSVLTLIAALITGRQRHKEKRNRVETASTN; the protein is encoded by the coding sequence ATGCAAAAACAAATGAAATGGCCGCTTATCCTATTTGCTATCGGGGTGTTTATGGCTGCGCTGGATAACGGAATTATTACGTCGTCTCTGACGACTTTAAATGCGTCGTTTGGCGTGTCGCCGACGTGGGGAGCATGGACAATTACGCTTTATACGCTTGGACTTGCGGTGAGTGTGCCAATTGCGGGTAAGCTCTCCGACCGTTATGGACGCAAGAAGCTGTTCCTGATTGAAGTGGCTTTGTTCGGAATTGGGTCTTTACTCGTTGCGTTAAGCACATCGTTTACCTTCTTCCTGATTGCTCGTGTCATCCAGGCGTTGGGTGGTGGCGGGATTTTTATCATTGCGAGCTCTTACGTATTAAGCAAGTTCCCGGCGGAGCGTCAGGGTACAGCCTTGGGTCTTCTGGGAGGGATGAACGGGGTTGCAGCGATTCTTGGGCCGAATATCGGTGCTTTTATCCTCGACATTACGGGGAATTGGCACTGGTTGTTCTTGATCAATGTACCGATCGCCATTTTGTTGTTTATTGCAGGTATCCGTTATATTCATGAAGAACAGGAGCTGAGCCGTAAGGCAGTGGACTGGAGTGGAATCGCGGTCCTGACGCTGGGTGTGCTCAGTCTGATGTACAGCTTTAGCAACCTGGATGGCGTAAATATGCTGCAAAGTCTAGGCTCACCGACGTTCTATGGTTTCTTCTTGGCAGGTGTAGTGATTCTGGTCCTCTTCTACTTTCTTGAAAAAAGGCTGGAAGGATCACAACGTGAACCTGTTGTATCTACACAGCTTCTGGGCATTGCGTCCTTTCGTTGGACGTTGCTGATTGCCTTTTTCTCAGGAGCCATTCTGGCATCTGTGATCTTTATTCCAGGCTTTGTTGAGCAGTACCTCGGGGTATCCAACACAGCCTCCGGCTACTGGTTTACACCGCTTGCTCTTGCTTCAGGCATTGGTGCGGGTGGTGGTGGTTATCTGGTTGACCGCAAAGGGCCAATCTGGACGTTATCTGTAGCAGGATTGCTGTCCGCTATCGGCTTCCTGCTCTTCCCGCTATGGGTAGAACATATCTGGCAATTCGTGATTGCGAGTGTACTCGTGGGGATAGGCTTCGGTATGATGCTGGGAGCTCCGGTCAACGTGCTCGTTACTGAACAAGCGGGTGAGAACAACAAGGGGATTGCAGTAGCGACCAGTTCCTTGTTCCGTCAGATGGCTATGGCGATTGCACCAACCATTTTTGCCGGTTTCCTGGCCCGCTCGTTCTCCAACCTGGGTTCCAATATTCAGCAAGGTTTCGCAGATCAGGGCATTCAGGTGCCGCCCGAAGCGCTTCAACAATATGCATCTGGCGGTGCAGCTTCAGGAAGCGACATTTCCAGCATAACCGAAGGACTGTCCCAAATCCCTGATCCGGGCATTCGAGATGTGCTGCTACAGGCTCTACATCAGACAACCGGCGAGGGGTATAATGGGCTGTTCTGGTCTGCGGTTATTTTCAGTGTACTCACGTTAATCGCTGCGCTTATTACAGGACGTCAGCGTCATAAAGAGAAGAGGAATCGGGTGGAGACAGCCTCAACAAACTGA
- a CDS encoding S9 family peptidase, with protein sequence MSKKVYALTLSMALSIALIQPAVQAAEAVKPTATVAESIASKATQTLQQLGYIDGTTDGMRDSQTPITRAQAAIILQRVLQLDDPASLTGFADVLAKDEAAPAIYALKQSGLIQGQAKGYAPDAPLTRAQMASLFTRAFELKDNGIQVVYSDMAQIPKVHTEDVIRLKQHFIIEGSAFNAKNSVTHGEFADALYLALGLDVQSEGLTPLEDFFKQPAQAGFQMSPDGKHLAYMEPWNNRMNIVVKENGKDKSVRITSEIERSIAGFVWATKDKLLYVKDEAGDENYHIYVTDIDGKNSKDLTPYPNTRAILVDSLENIPDEILVGMNKRDPRIFDVYRINIKTGEAVLAAENPGNITGWLTDHEGKIRVAISSDGNVSSLMYRESEDKPFENLMTTKLGETFAPVMFTYDNKNIYAVSNLERDKTAIVEYSPSSKKVTKTIYENKDVDVSSFVPSKEKGTILAAVYETDKVNYEYFDNDFKKLMQDIQAKVPGKEVSISNISEEGQVLFIAYSDKSMGTYYFYDSKTGKLDKLADAAPWIDESKMSDVKPITYKSRDGLTLHGYLTLPQGAEASQLPLVVVPHGGPWARDSWGFNPEIQFLASRGYAVLQVNFRGSTGYGKEFLDAGNKEWGKAMQNDLTDGVNWLVEEGTVDAKRVAIYGGSYGGYAALAGLAFTPEVYAAGISYVGPSNLFTLLDSLPPYWESERNMFYERMGDPEKDKELLTAVSPLFHIDQMKAPLFVVQGANDPRVKQAESDQIVEALRKRGVDVPYMLKANEGHGFGNVENQLDLYRAIEKFLNRHLMQQ encoded by the coding sequence ATGAGTAAAAAGGTCTATGCTCTCACGCTTAGCATGGCGTTGTCCATCGCTCTGATTCAACCAGCGGTCCAGGCAGCAGAAGCGGTGAAGCCTACGGCGACAGTCGCTGAATCCATTGCTTCGAAGGCAACACAGACACTACAGCAACTGGGATACATAGATGGCACAACAGATGGAATGAGAGACTCACAAACGCCAATTACTCGTGCTCAGGCGGCAATCATCCTGCAGCGTGTACTTCAACTGGATGATCCAGCGTCTCTTACGGGTTTCGCAGATGTGTTGGCTAAGGATGAAGCTGCTCCTGCGATTTACGCGCTGAAGCAAAGTGGTCTTATTCAAGGACAAGCCAAAGGTTATGCACCAGATGCACCTCTCACAAGAGCACAGATGGCATCATTGTTTACTCGGGCATTTGAACTGAAGGATAATGGCATTCAGGTTGTATACAGTGATATGGCGCAGATTCCCAAGGTACATACGGAGGATGTCATTCGTCTGAAGCAGCATTTTATTATTGAAGGTAGTGCGTTTAACGCCAAAAATTCAGTGACTCATGGTGAGTTTGCTGATGCACTGTACCTCGCTCTTGGACTTGATGTGCAGTCAGAGGGTCTCACACCTCTGGAAGACTTCTTCAAACAGCCGGCTCAAGCAGGATTCCAAATGTCTCCGGATGGTAAACATCTGGCTTACATGGAGCCGTGGAACAACCGAATGAATATTGTGGTAAAAGAAAATGGTAAGGACAAGTCGGTACGTATCACAAGTGAGATTGAACGCAGTATAGCGGGATTTGTATGGGCGACAAAGGATAAGCTGTTGTATGTAAAGGATGAAGCAGGGGACGAGAACTATCATATTTATGTAACGGATATCGATGGGAAGAACAGCAAGGATCTGACACCCTATCCGAATACAAGAGCGATTCTGGTAGACTCGCTGGAGAATATTCCGGATGAAATTCTAGTAGGGATGAACAAACGTGATCCGCGGATCTTTGACGTGTACCGAATTAACATTAAAACAGGTGAGGCTGTGCTTGCTGCAGAGAACCCGGGCAATATTACGGGCTGGCTTACGGACCATGAGGGTAAAATCCGTGTGGCCATATCGAGTGATGGCAACGTCTCTTCGTTGATGTATCGTGAATCGGAAGATAAACCATTTGAGAATTTGATGACCACCAAGCTGGGGGAAACCTTTGCGCCGGTGATGTTCACGTATGATAACAAAAACATCTATGCTGTATCCAATCTGGAGCGGGATAAAACAGCGATTGTCGAATATAGCCCAAGCAGCAAAAAAGTAACGAAAACCATCTATGAAAATAAGGATGTGGATGTATCCAGTTTCGTTCCTTCTAAAGAAAAAGGCACAATCCTTGCAGCTGTCTATGAGACTGACAAGGTTAACTATGAATACTTCGATAATGATTTCAAAAAATTGATGCAGGATATTCAGGCAAAAGTTCCGGGTAAAGAAGTAAGCATTTCAAACATAAGTGAAGAAGGTCAGGTTCTGTTCATTGCGTATAGTGATAAATCCATGGGTACGTATTACTTCTACGACTCCAAGACAGGGAAGCTGGATAAATTAGCTGACGCGGCACCTTGGATCGATGAGAGTAAAATGTCGGATGTAAAACCCATTACGTACAAGTCACGTGACGGCTTAACGCTTCATGGTTATCTGACGCTTCCACAAGGAGCCGAGGCTTCCCAATTGCCACTGGTGGTTGTTCCCCATGGTGGACCTTGGGCACGGGATTCGTGGGGGTTCAATCCGGAAATTCAATTTCTTGCAAGCCGTGGTTATGCCGTACTACAGGTGAATTTCCGTGGCTCTACTGGATACGGCAAGGAATTCCTGGATGCTGGCAACAAAGAGTGGGGTAAAGCGATGCAGAACGATCTCACAGACGGTGTAAATTGGCTGGTTGAAGAGGGAACGGTTGATGCGAAGCGTGTAGCCATCTACGGTGGATCTTATGGCGGATATGCTGCTCTGGCAGGACTGGCATTCACACCAGAAGTGTATGCCGCAGGAATTAGCTATGTCGGGCCATCTAATCTGTTCACGCTACTGGATTCACTCCCACCTTACTGGGAGTCGGAGCGCAACATGTTCTATGAACGTATGGGTGATCCTGAGAAAGACAAGGAGCTGCTGACAGCTGTCTCACCACTGTTCCATATTGATCAGATGAAAGCCCCATTGTTCGTGGTACAGGGTGCTAATGATCCGCGTGTCAAACAGGCTGAGTCTGATCAGATCGTGGAGGCTCTGCGCAAGCGTGGAGTGGATGTGCCTTATATGTTAAAAGCCAATGAAGGACATGGTTTCGGCAATGTTGAAAATCAATTGGATTTATATCGTGCCATTGAGAAATTCCTGAACCGCCACCTAATGCAGCAATAG
- a CDS encoding D-alanyl-D-alanine carboxypeptidase family protein, which yields MKRWWIRAGMLLALLVIIYLGVKPDMLVGKPGIKAESAVLMDMNSEQILINFNGSEEIAPAGISKLMTELLIMEAVINGELRWDDPVNISLYASSVGGNHLGLKQGEQFTVQELFQIVAVYSANDAAIALAEHISGTEQTFTQKMNQKATEIGLSDKTVFTNATGLSEKQLGPNRPKEIQGQTVMTAVDACKLARYLLNNYPEILRVSSQMQVSMHQKGMYLSNTNWMLSSIGGPYAYDGNDGLKTGYDEESGYHFVGTAERDGKRLISVVLGSDSREGRFIETRKLFNYGFSGSK from the coding sequence ATGAAAAGATGGTGGATACGGGCAGGAATGCTACTGGCTCTACTGGTCATTATATATTTGGGTGTAAAACCGGACATGCTGGTGGGCAAACCGGGAATTAAAGCCGAATCGGCTGTATTAATGGATATGAACTCCGAGCAGATTCTAATCAACTTTAACGGTTCTGAAGAGATTGCACCTGCAGGGATCAGCAAATTGATGACAGAACTACTGATAATGGAGGCCGTAATTAACGGAGAATTGCGTTGGGACGACCCGGTGAATATCAGCCTGTATGCAAGTTCAGTAGGTGGTAACCACTTGGGTTTGAAACAAGGCGAGCAATTTACTGTGCAGGAGCTATTCCAGATTGTGGCGGTCTATTCCGCGAATGATGCAGCTATTGCTCTAGCTGAACATATCAGTGGGACAGAGCAGACTTTTACACAAAAGATGAATCAGAAGGCTACCGAGATCGGTCTATCTGACAAGACGGTGTTTACCAATGCAACAGGTTTAAGCGAAAAACAACTTGGTCCGAATCGTCCGAAGGAAATACAAGGGCAGACTGTAATGACCGCTGTAGATGCGTGCAAGCTTGCTCGTTATCTGCTAAATAACTACCCCGAAATATTGAGAGTTTCCAGCCAAATGCAGGTATCGATGCACCAAAAAGGAATGTATTTGAGCAACACCAACTGGATGCTTTCCTCTATTGGCGGACCCTATGCTTACGATGGCAACGATGGATTGAAGACCGGATATGATGAAGAGTCCGGCTATCACTTCGTTGGAACGGCTGAGCGAGATGGCAAGCGACTGATCTCCGTTGTACTGGGTTCGGATAGTCGTGAAGGACGTTTTATCGAGACACGAAAGTTATTTAATTATGGATTCTCCGGTTCAAAGTAA
- a CDS encoding oligopeptide ABC transporter substrate-binding protein — MKKGLFSRGLFFTIMLVFVLALAACSEKEAATPTPSTNTGETKTEEKPANEEGVYSIDDFNNVKTNEGTAIEGGSITYGLVSDTAFEGTLNYTFYSGNPDAMVLQWFDEGLLTWDKDYVYTNDGAATYETSEDGKTFTLTIRDNVNWHDGKPVTAEDLQFAYEVIGNKAYDGPRYDSNFTSVVGMDDYHAGKAKTISGIKVLSEKQISITYKESTPSLLTGGVWTYPLAKHIFGDMDVAKMSSSKEVREKPIGFGAFKVETITPGESVTFVKNDDYWRGAPKLDKVTLKVINPTTVVQELKSGGVDLVDSFPTDQYKDNANMSNVEFLGAIDRAYTYIGFKLGTWDADNGKVVTNPDAKMADKNLRKAMWLAVDNDQVGKRFYNGLRWNATTLIPPSHPEFHDSNNPGVAYDPEAAKKLLDEAGYKLDGEFRTKPDGSPLEINFVSMTGGDTAEPLARYYVQSWAAIGLKVNLEMVEFNNFYDRVGNTGKDDPNIDVYQAAWGVGIDVDPAGLYGRDALYNFSRFSSEENDKLLAQGVSAEAFDVDKRKEIYNEWQQYMVDEVPVFPTLYRAVVAPVNKRVMNYAIGDGTGLYLNDIQVNADKAVVAE; from the coding sequence ATGAAAAAGGGATTATTTTCACGGGGACTATTTTTCACGATAATGTTGGTCTTCGTACTTGCGCTTGCGGCGTGCTCAGAGAAAGAGGCGGCAACACCAACGCCTTCTACGAACACAGGGGAAACAAAAACGGAGGAAAAGCCTGCTAACGAAGAGGGCGTATACTCCATCGACGACTTCAACAACGTTAAAACGAATGAAGGCACTGCAATTGAGGGTGGATCCATAACATACGGACTTGTATCCGATACTGCTTTTGAAGGAACTTTGAACTATACTTTCTATTCCGGTAATCCGGATGCAATGGTTCTGCAATGGTTTGACGAAGGTTTGCTGACTTGGGACAAAGACTATGTATATACCAACGATGGTGCAGCAACGTATGAAACATCGGAAGATGGCAAAACGTTCACACTGACGATTCGTGATAATGTAAACTGGCATGACGGCAAGCCTGTAACGGCTGAAGATTTGCAGTTTGCTTATGAAGTTATCGGTAACAAGGCTTATGATGGCCCACGTTACGATTCCAACTTCACAAGTGTAGTAGGTATGGATGATTATCATGCTGGAAAAGCAAAAACAATCTCTGGAATCAAAGTTCTTAGCGAAAAACAAATCAGCATTACGTACAAGGAATCTACACCTTCCCTGCTGACAGGTGGCGTATGGACATATCCGCTGGCTAAACATATCTTTGGTGATATGGATGTAGCAAAAATGTCTTCTTCCAAAGAAGTACGTGAAAAACCAATCGGTTTTGGTGCATTTAAAGTGGAAACAATCACTCCAGGTGAGTCTGTAACTTTCGTTAAAAATGATGACTACTGGCGTGGGGCTCCAAAACTGGACAAAGTGACTTTGAAAGTAATCAACCCAACAACGGTTGTTCAAGAATTGAAATCTGGCGGGGTAGATCTCGTGGATTCATTCCCGACAGATCAATATAAAGATAATGCCAATATGTCCAACGTTGAATTCCTGGGTGCAATCGATCGTGCTTACACCTACATTGGCTTCAAACTGGGCACATGGGATGCGGACAACGGCAAAGTTGTAACAAACCCGGATGCAAAAATGGCTGACAAAAATCTGCGTAAAGCGATGTGGCTTGCTGTAGATAATGACCAAGTTGGTAAACGTTTCTATAACGGTCTGCGTTGGAATGCAACAACACTGATTCCGCCGTCTCACCCGGAATTCCATGATTCTAACAATCCAGGTGTAGCGTATGATCCAGAAGCAGCGAAAAAATTGCTCGATGAAGCAGGTTATAAACTGGATGGAGAATTCCGTACAAAACCAGACGGTTCTCCTCTTGAAATTAACTTTGTATCGATGACAGGTGGCGATACAGCTGAACCACTGGCACGTTACTACGTTCAATCGTGGGCAGCAATTGGTCTGAAAGTAAACCTGGAAATGGTTGAGTTCAACAACTTCTATGACCGTGTAGGTAACACAGGTAAAGATGATCCGAATATTGATGTGTATCAAGCTGCTTGGGGCGTAGGTATTGACGTAGATCCAGCAGGTCTGTATGGGCGTGATGCACTGTACAACTTCTCCAGATTCTCCAGTGAAGAAAATGACAAATTGCTCGCACAAGGTGTGTCTGCTGAAGCGTTTGACGTAGACAAGCGTAAAGAAATCTACAACGAATGGCAGCAGTACATGGTTGATGAAGTTCCTGTATTCCCGACACTGTACCGTGCTGTTGTAGCACCAGTGAACAAACGTGTAATGAACTACGCGATTGGTGACGGAACAGGACTCTACTTGAATGACATTCAAGTTAATGCAGACAAAGCTGTTGTAGCAGAGTAA
- a CDS encoding ABC transporter permease, which yields MSKANDVVITSQKIDKSPSSLNILWRELVRDKVALISLIFLGLVILLVYGTSLILDQAEIVKVDLFALYEPPSAQYWLGTDYGGRDVFGQLIIGTRNSLTIGIIVTLMTGCIGILVGLLSGYFGGMIDNLFMRVVDFFMILPMLMIVIAFVTAVPKYNIVSFSLIMTAFLWMGIARLIRSKALQERELDYVKASKTLGSSHLKIMLSQVLPNLSSIIIVTMTLNLAANIGLESGLSFLGFGFPESTPSLGTLVSYARNPQTLEYRWWIWLPASVLILVLMLSINNVGQALKRATDARQRRG from the coding sequence ATGAGCAAGGCCAATGATGTCGTTATAACTTCACAGAAGATTGATAAGAGCCCCTCCAGCTTGAATATCTTGTGGCGGGAGCTTGTCAGAGATAAGGTGGCACTAATCTCGCTCATATTTTTGGGACTGGTCATACTGCTGGTCTATGGTACTTCTTTGATCCTGGATCAAGCTGAAATTGTTAAGGTAGATTTGTTCGCTTTATATGAACCGCCTTCCGCGCAGTATTGGCTGGGAACGGATTACGGCGGTCGTGATGTGTTCGGACAACTGATTATCGGTACACGTAACTCTCTAACCATTGGTATTATCGTCACGCTAATGACGGGTTGTATAGGTATCCTGGTGGGTCTGTTATCCGGTTACTTCGGTGGAATGATTGATAACCTGTTTATGCGCGTTGTTGATTTCTTCATGATTCTTCCGATGCTGATGATTGTTATTGCGTTTGTTACTGCAGTACCCAAATATAATATTGTATCTTTCTCATTAATCATGACAGCTTTTCTCTGGATGGGGATTGCCAGGTTGATCCGCTCGAAAGCATTGCAGGAACGGGAACTGGACTATGTAAAAGCTTCTAAAACATTAGGTTCGTCCCATCTTAAGATTATGCTCTCACAGGTTCTTCCTAATCTTAGCTCCATCATCATCGTAACGATGACGTTGAATCTCGCTGCCAATATTGGCCTCGAATCGGGACTTTCCTTCTTGGGATTTGGATTCCCGGAAAGTACACCCAGTCTTGGAACACTCGTAAGCTATGCTCGTAATCCGCAAACACTGGAATACAGATGGTGGATATGGCTACCTGCGTCAGTACTTATTCTGGTATTGATGTTGAGTATAAATAATGTCGGACAAGCCCTGAAGCGTGCGACTGATGCAAGACAAAGAAGAGGTTAA